In Quercus lobata isolate SW786 chromosome 12, ValleyOak3.0 Primary Assembly, whole genome shotgun sequence, a genomic segment contains:
- the LOC115970258 gene encoding receptor-like protein 52: MTITTIFLSFILLLFGHANSESQLNDKEQTVLLKLKQHWQNPPSLSHWQIPPSLSHLNSSHYCNWPEITCTNGSVTRLLLQNKNINQTVPPFICDLKNLTVIDLSYNFISQEFPKALYNCSKLEELDLSQNYFHGTIPVDIHRLSGLHRLNLGANSFYGNIPASVGQLTELRTLQLLQCAFNGSFPREIGNLFKLESLQLAYNVNMTAAELPSSFTKLKKLKLLWITASNLNGEIPDTIGEMEALVHLDLSINNLTGKIPSSLFMLKNLSVVYLYKNQFSGEIPLVVEALNIDVIDLSNNKLTGSIPDDFGRLKNMTGLSLYSNQLSGKIPDSIGRLPSLMVLKVFSNNLTGTLPPDFGRYSMLVEFQVADNKLEGKLPEHLCDNERLVGVVAYNNNLTGELPKSLGNCNGLKIVTVYNNRLSGGIPSGLWTSLNLSVLILSHNSFTGELPQRVARNLSRLEINNNIFSGTIPAGVSSWKNLVVFVASNNLFTGIIPPELTSLPYLTTLFLDQNRLSGPLPQDIISWKTLNALNLRRNKIYGLIPRELGNLAGLTELDLSENQFSGPIPPELGLLRLTLLNLSSNFLSGRIPIQFENDAYASSFFNNLALCARTVEHQTSQFSPPVKTIDGSAEHHSRVGELRCMSQAAASAAPDEQRCTGQATRLAQIF, translated from the exons atgacCATAACAACTATCTTCCTCTCCTTCATTCTCCTCCTTTTCGGACATGCGAACTCTGAGTCTCAGCTAAATGACAAAGAACAAACAGTCCTCCTGAAACTAAAGCAACATTGGCAAAACCCACCATCTCTAAGCCACTGGCAAATTCCACCATCTCTAAGCCACTTAAACTCCTCCCACTATTGTAACTGGCCAGAGATCACCTGCACCAACGGCTCAGTCACCCGACTACTTCTTCAAAACAAGAACATCAACCAAACAGTCCCACCCTTCATTTGTGACCTCAAGAACCTCACAGTCATTGACCTTTCATACAACTTCATTTCTCAAGAGTTTCCTAAAGCTCTCTACAACTGTTCCAAGCTTGAAGAGCTCGACCTCTCGCAGAATTACTTCCACGGCACAATCCCCGTTGACATTCACCGCTTGTCTGGCCTGCACCGCCTCAACCTTGGAGCCAACAGCTTCTATGGTAACATTCCAGCATCTGTTGGACAGTTAACGGAGCTAAGGACGCTTCAGCTTTTGCAGTGTGCGTTCAACGGTTCTTTCCCGCGAGAAATAGGCAACTTGTTCAAACTTGAGTCACTGCAGCTGGCCTATAATGTAAACATGACAGCAGCAGAGTTGCCTTCGAGTTTCACTAAGTTGAAGAAGCTTAAGCTTTTATGGATTACTGCGTCTAATTTGAATGGAGAAATCCCAGACACGATTGGAGAAATGGAGGCTTTGGTGCATTTGGATTTGTCAATAAACAATCTGACTGGGAAAATTCCAAGCAGTCTGTTTATGCTAAAGAATTTAAGTGTTGTGTATCTTTACAAAAACCAATTTTCTGGGGAGATTCCTCTGGTGGTTGAAGCATTAAACATTGATGTTATTGACCTCTCCAATAATAAATTGACCGGAAGCATACCTGATGATTTTGGCAGACTCAAAAACATGACAGGTCTAAGTTTGTATTCCAATCAATTATCTGGAAAAATCCCGGACAGTATTGGCCGTCTTCCAAGTCTGATGGTCCTTAAAGTGTTTAGCAACAATTTAACAGGGACTCTACCTCCGGACTTTGGGCGGTATTCTATGCTTGTAGAGTTCCAGGTTGCGGACAATAAGCTTGAAGGCAAGTTACCAGAACACTTGTGTGATAATGAAAGGTTGGTGGGTGTGGTAGCTTATAACAACAACCTCACTGGAGAATTGCCTAAGTCGCTTGGCAATTGCAATGGTTTGAAAATTGTGACTGTTTACAATAATAGGCTTTCTGGGGGTATTCCTAGTGGCCTATGGACATCGTTGAATTTGAGCGTCTTGATTTTAAGCCACAATTCGTTTACAGGCGAGCTTCCGCAAAGAGTGGCAAGGAATCTCTCAAGATTGGAAATAAATAACAACATCTTTTCTGGTACGATTCCAGCTGGAGTGTCTTCCTGGAAGAATTTGGTGGTATTTGTGGCGAGTAATAACCTCTTTACTGGCATAATTCCTCCAGAATTAACATCTCTTCCTTATTTAACAACTCTTTTTCTTGATCAAAATCGACTCTCGGGTCCCCTTCCACAAGATATTATATCATGGAAAACGTTAAATGCTCTAAACCTTCGCCGAAATAAAATCTATGGACTTATTCCTCGGGAATTAGGCAATTTGGCCGGTCTTACTGAGTTGGACTTGTCAGAAAACCAATTTTCTGGTCCAATCCCACCAGAACTTGGCCTCCTGAGACTCACTTTGCTCAATCTCTCTTCCAATTTTTTGTCTGGGAGGATCCCGATACAATTCGAAAATGATGCATATGCCAGTAGCTTCTTCAACAATTTAGCACTTTGTGCGA GAACAGTAGAGCATCAAACGTCTCAGTTCTCACCTCCTGTTAAAACAATAGATGGCAGTGCAGAGCATCATAGCAGAGTCGGTGAGCTAAGGTGCATGAGTCAAGCAGCAGCAAGTGCAGCACCTGATGAGCAAAGGTGCACAGGCCAAGCAACAAGGCTAGCACAGATCTTCTAG